The following is a genomic window from Candidatus Thermoplasmatota archaeon.
GCGATGGAGTCCCGGGGTGGGCAGACGAACGTACCGACATGGGAAGACGTACTTCTGCGCGTGGAAGAGAACCTCTAGGAGTTTCAGAATCCCGTCGGTAAAAGTGCGATTCTGGTGATAGCCAGTACCCACTATGACCCACATAGAAAGCTTTATAGACGGCGAAAAGCTTACGGTGCTCGGGTGAGATTGTGGCCATAGGTTTCGTCCTGATAAGTACCGCACCCGCGAAGGAGCATGAAGTCTATAATGAGCTCCAGTCGGTCGATGAGATAGTTGAACTTCACCCGCTCTTCGGGGAATATGACCTGATAGCCAAGATCGAGGCGGAGGACTTCAATGTTCTCGGTCAAGTTGTCGTGGATAAGATCAGATCCATAAGTGGTGTGATAGACACAAAGACCCTAACGGGAATCAAGTTCTAGGAGGACGAAAAATGATAGACATCAGTGCCGGGGAATTCATAACGATATTGATATTCTCGTTCGCCCTCTTCCTGCTAATAACAGGAGCCTTCACGGCATACTTCGGCAGCGGGAAGAGCAGGAAGATAGGAGCAGGTTTGCTCGCGGGCGGACTCGTGATAGGAATTATCTGGGCATACCTTGAGTGGCAACAGAAAAGCGCGTTGGGCGATTTCCTGAGTGTCAACGACCTGGGGAGCCTCATCGTGGGATCCATATATGTTCTGGTCGCGGCTCTAATCGGGGCGGGTTTGGCCATAGGCCTGTTCCTTCTGACCATAATGAAGTCCTAGCCTCAGAAACCCTTATCTGTTTTCTCGTGTCTTCGGGTAGTGAGAACTATGTCTGTCCTCGTGATACTCGGCAGCAAGTCCGACAAGAAGATTGGAGACAAAGCCATCGACATTCTCGCGCAGTTCGGCGTGAATTCCAAGATGATTGTTGCGTCGGCCCACAGATCGCCCGAGTATCTGCACGATGAGATCGAAAGAAGCGATGCCAAGGTCATTATAGCGGTTGCCGGTCTTTCTGCGGCGCTCCCTGGTGCCGTTGCTTCGAAG
Proteins encoded in this region:
- a CDS encoding Lrp/AsnC ligand binding domain-containing protein, giving the protein MAIGFVLISTAPAKEHEVYNELQSVDEIVELHPLFGEYDLIAKIEAEDFNVLGQVVVDKIRSISGVIDTKTLTGIKF